In one Solanum dulcamara chromosome 1, daSolDulc1.2, whole genome shotgun sequence genomic region, the following are encoded:
- the LOC129890243 gene encoding uncharacterized protein LOC129890243 yields the protein MEKMTNGLRHLFMTVFLHCFSVFMVIPTITDITMSAICPGKDECSIAIYLTGIQHTIIGLGSLIIMPVLGNLSDTCGRKVMLMVPLTFSIFPLVILSYSRTKYFFYAYYVLRTLVSMVCEGNVHCLALAYVADVVPEGRRASVFGVLSGIASSAFVCGNLTTRFLSPASTFQVAAIMAIIALVYTRMFLPEPLIKDQISAIGTETICLLEKAPKNKFQLFKELPSFNDVLCLLRNSSTFMHVAIVSFFANVAQVGLESSLLYFLKAQFHFNKNQFADLLIISGIAGSISQLLLMPILVPALGEEKLLSVGLFFSCVHMLLYSIAWSSWVPYASALISVMSIFVMPCLKSMASKQVGPNEQGKGQGCITGICSFASVVSPLIFSPLTALFLSEHAPFHFPGFGLACAAFTLMVAFIESFMISSARPVTVCSLNNSDSAEP from the exons ATGGAAAAAATGACTAATGGTCTAAGGCACCTCTTCATGACAGtatttcttcattgtttctcTGTATTTATGGTGATTCCAACCAtaactgatatcactatgtcAGCCATTTGTCCTGGAAAAGATGAATGCTCCATTGCTATATATCTCACTGGAATTCAACATACG ATAATAGGTTTGGGATCATTAATTATAATGCCTGTGTTAGGGAATTTATCAGACACTTGTGGCAGAAAAGTTATGCTCATGGTCCCTTTGACCTTTTCCATATTTCCTCTAG TGATATTGTCATACAGCAGGACAAAATACTTCTTCTATGCTTACTATGTTCTAAGAACTTTGGTTTCTATGGTTTGTGAAGGAAATGTTCACTGCCTTGCTCTTGCTTATGTG GCTGATGTTGTTCCAGAGGGCCGCCGTGCCTCAGTCTTTGGAGTCCTATCAGGCATTGCCTCCTCTGCTTTTGTTTGTGGAAATCTCACTACTCGCTTTCTCTCCCCGGCTTCCACTTTCCAA GTTGCTGCAATAATGGCAATAATAGCTCTTGTATACACAAGAATGTTTCTCCCAGAGCCTTTGATAAAAGATCAAATTTCTGCTATAGGAACAGAGACAATTTGTCTTTTGGAAAAAGCTCCAAAGAATAAATTCCAATTATTCAAGGAATTGCCTTCTTTCAATGATGTGTTATGTTTGTTAAGGAATAG CTCCACATTCATGCATGTAGCTATTGTTTCTTTCTTTGCCAATGTTGCACAAGTTGGACTTGAATCTTCTCTTCTT TATTTCTTGAAGGCTCAGTTTCATTTCAACAAAAACCAATTTGCTGATTTGTTGATAATTTCTGGGATTGCAGGATCCATATCACAG CTTCTTCTGATGCCCATATTAGTTCCTGCTCTTGGAGAGGAGAAATTGCTCTCTGTTGGGCTCTTTTTCAGTTGTGTTCAT ATGCTACTTTACAGTATTGCTTGGTCCTCATGG GTCCCTTATGCTAGCGCTTTGATCTCCGTTATGTCTATTTTCGTGATGCCATGT TTGAAGAGCATGGCATCCAAGCAAGTTGGGCCAAATGAACAG GGAAAGGGTCAAGGATGCATCACAGGCATATGTTCCTTCGCAAGTGTAGTTTCCCCATTAATTTTCAGTCCTTTAACAG CTTTATTTCTATCAGAACATGCACCTTTCCATTTCCCAGGATTCGGTCTAGCCTGTGCAGCCTTTACTTTA ATGGTAGCCTTCATTGAGAGCTTCATGATAAGTTCAGCTCGTCCTGTAACCGTTTGCAGCCTGAACAATTCGGACTCAGCAGAGCCTTAG
- the LOC129881385 gene encoding serine/threonine-protein kinase STY46-like isoform X2, producing the protein MMEEAVSCSSRGLLELSQNHTRKRREKVEVFQEVIRRLRESNDEEANQPGFEDELWAHFTKLPLRYAVDVNIERAQDVLMHKNLLQMAHYQNPAPAVEVRLVQIHRISDGNPGDSVHSTFSKRGGAQGIDHHGSMHPPPAFGLSPSTELALGTNKLSVQDGNSAVSGNSMLFRPLYEITISTLDKPKLLFRLTTLLSEIGLNIQEAHAFSTKDGYSLDVFVVDGWENEETDQLRSALLKEISNMESGLNQDHLQSALNQDFLSPKMKIVQTGITIPANHLDTPRDGSEAWEIDNALLKYEYKIATGSTGDLYKGSLHNQEVAIKVLKAECLNEDVQRDFAQEVYILRKVRHKNVVQFIGACTKPPRLCIITEFMSGGSLYDFLHKKKGFFRLPALLKVAIDVSKGMSYLHQNNIIHRDLKTANLLMDENQVVKVADFGVARVQVQSGVMTAETGTYRWMAPEVIGHRPYDRKADVFSFGIVLWELLTGKLPYEFLTPLQAAVAVVQKGLRPTIPANTHPMLVELLEKCWQQEPRLRPEFSEILNILQYMTNKTVEEEKSSKRRSLG; encoded by the exons ATGATGGAAGAGGCTGTGAGTTGTAGTAGCAGAGGATTGTTGGAGTTGTCTCAGAATCATACGCGAAAGAGGAGAGAAAAAGTTGAAGTCTTTCAAGAAGTGATTCGAAGATTAAGGGAGTCGAATGATGAAGAAGCGAATCAACCTGGTTTTGAGGACGAGTTGTGGGCTCATTTCACTAAGCTTCCACTtcg GTATGCAGTGGATGTGAATATTGAGAGGGCACAAGATGTTCTTATGCACAAGAACTTGCTTCAAATGGCACATTACCAGAATCCCGCGCCAGCAGTTGAAGTCCGCCTAGTGCAG ATTCATCGAATATCTGATGGAAATCCCGGGGATTCAGTTCATTCCACTTTCTCAAAAAGGGGAGGTGCACAAGGTATCGATCATCATGGCAG CATGCATCCTCCACCTGCCTTTGGTTTATCGCCAAGCACAGAGCTCGCGTTAGGAACCAATAAATTATCTGTACAAGATGGAAATAGTGCTGTGAGTGGAAATTCAATGTTATTTAG GCCTTTGTATGAAATAACAATTTCAACACTAGACAAGCCCAAGCTCCTCTTTCGG TTGACTACTTTACTTTCGGAGATTGGATTGAACATTCAAGAAGCTCATGCTTTCTCAACAAAAGATGGTTACTCCTTGGATGTCTTTGTGGTTGATGGTTGGGAAAATGAG GAAACTGACCAGCTAAGAAGTGCCCTGTTGAAGGAAATTTCGAATATGGAG TCTGGATTAAATCAAGATCATTTGCAGTCCGCGTTAAATCAAGACTTTTTGTCCCCCAAAATGAAGATTGTACAAACTGGTATCACCATCCCCGCGAACCATTTGGATACACCAAGAGATGGGAGTGAAGCGTGGGAAATCGACAATGCACTGCTGAAATATGAATATAAAATTGCAACTGGCTCAACTGGTGATTT GTATAAAGGTTCACTCCATAATCAGGAAGTGGCTATTAAGGTTCTCAAGGCTGAGTGCCTAAATGAAGATGTGCAAAGAGATTTTGCACAAGAAGTTTATATATTAAG GAAAGTCCGCCACAAGAATGTCGTGCAATTTATTGGTGCATGCACGAAACCTCCACGCTTATGTATAATCACAG AATTTATGTCAGGTGGAAGTCTGTATGATTTTTTGCATAAAAAGAAAGGTTTTTTCAGGCTTCCGGCATTACTCAAGGTTGCAATTGATGTTTCAAAGGGGATGAGCTACCTGCAccaaaataatataattcaCAGAGACTTGAAGACTGCCAATCTCTTGATGGATGAAAATCAA GTTGTGAAGGTTGCTGACTTTGGCGTTGCTCGAGTGCAAGTTCAATCTGGTGTCATGACCGCAGAAACAGGAACATATCGATGGATGGCTCCTGAG GTTATTGGACATAGACCTTATGATCGAAAAGCTGATGTTTTCAGCTTTGGGATTGTACTGTGGGAGTTGTTAACAGGAAAG CTTCCTTACGAGTTCTTGACCCCATTACAAGCTGCAGTGGCTGTTGTCCAGAAG GGTCTAAGGCCAACAATTCCCGCGAACACTCATCCAATGTTGGTGGAATTGCTCGAGAAATGCTGGCAGCAAGAACCGCGCTTAAGACCTGAATTTTCCGAGATTCTTAACATCTTGCAATACATGACCAATAAG ACagttgaagaagagaagagtaGCAAAAGAAGAAGCCTTGGATAA
- the LOC129881385 gene encoding serine/threonine-protein kinase STY46-like isoform X1 — MMEEAVSCSSRGLLELSQNHTRKRREKVEVFQEVIRRLRESNDEEANQPGFEDELWAHFTKLPLRYAVDVNIERAQDVLMHKNLLQMAHYQNPAPAVEVRLVQIHRISDGNPGDSVHSTFSKRGGAQGIDHHGSMHPPPAFGLSPSTELALGTNKLSVQDGNSAVSGNSMLFRPLYEITISTLDKPKLLFRLTTLLSEIGLNIQEAHAFSTKDGYSLDVFVVDGWENEETDQLRSALLKEISNMEKQSGLNQDHLQSALNQDFLSPKMKIVQTGITIPANHLDTPRDGSEAWEIDNALLKYEYKIATGSTGDLYKGSLHNQEVAIKVLKAECLNEDVQRDFAQEVYILRKVRHKNVVQFIGACTKPPRLCIITEFMSGGSLYDFLHKKKGFFRLPALLKVAIDVSKGMSYLHQNNIIHRDLKTANLLMDENQVVKVADFGVARVQVQSGVMTAETGTYRWMAPEVIGHRPYDRKADVFSFGIVLWELLTGKLPYEFLTPLQAAVAVVQKGLRPTIPANTHPMLVELLEKCWQQEPRLRPEFSEILNILQYMTNKTVEEEKSSKRRSLG; from the exons ATGATGGAAGAGGCTGTGAGTTGTAGTAGCAGAGGATTGTTGGAGTTGTCTCAGAATCATACGCGAAAGAGGAGAGAAAAAGTTGAAGTCTTTCAAGAAGTGATTCGAAGATTAAGGGAGTCGAATGATGAAGAAGCGAATCAACCTGGTTTTGAGGACGAGTTGTGGGCTCATTTCACTAAGCTTCCACTtcg GTATGCAGTGGATGTGAATATTGAGAGGGCACAAGATGTTCTTATGCACAAGAACTTGCTTCAAATGGCACATTACCAGAATCCCGCGCCAGCAGTTGAAGTCCGCCTAGTGCAG ATTCATCGAATATCTGATGGAAATCCCGGGGATTCAGTTCATTCCACTTTCTCAAAAAGGGGAGGTGCACAAGGTATCGATCATCATGGCAG CATGCATCCTCCACCTGCCTTTGGTTTATCGCCAAGCACAGAGCTCGCGTTAGGAACCAATAAATTATCTGTACAAGATGGAAATAGTGCTGTGAGTGGAAATTCAATGTTATTTAG GCCTTTGTATGAAATAACAATTTCAACACTAGACAAGCCCAAGCTCCTCTTTCGG TTGACTACTTTACTTTCGGAGATTGGATTGAACATTCAAGAAGCTCATGCTTTCTCAACAAAAGATGGTTACTCCTTGGATGTCTTTGTGGTTGATGGTTGGGAAAATGAG GAAACTGACCAGCTAAGAAGTGCCCTGTTGAAGGAAATTTCGAATATGGAG AAACAGTCTGGATTAAATCAAGATCATTTGCAGTCCGCGTTAAATCAAGACTTTTTGTCCCCCAAAATGAAGATTGTACAAACTGGTATCACCATCCCCGCGAACCATTTGGATACACCAAGAGATGGGAGTGAAGCGTGGGAAATCGACAATGCACTGCTGAAATATGAATATAAAATTGCAACTGGCTCAACTGGTGATTT GTATAAAGGTTCACTCCATAATCAGGAAGTGGCTATTAAGGTTCTCAAGGCTGAGTGCCTAAATGAAGATGTGCAAAGAGATTTTGCACAAGAAGTTTATATATTAAG GAAAGTCCGCCACAAGAATGTCGTGCAATTTATTGGTGCATGCACGAAACCTCCACGCTTATGTATAATCACAG AATTTATGTCAGGTGGAAGTCTGTATGATTTTTTGCATAAAAAGAAAGGTTTTTTCAGGCTTCCGGCATTACTCAAGGTTGCAATTGATGTTTCAAAGGGGATGAGCTACCTGCAccaaaataatataattcaCAGAGACTTGAAGACTGCCAATCTCTTGATGGATGAAAATCAA GTTGTGAAGGTTGCTGACTTTGGCGTTGCTCGAGTGCAAGTTCAATCTGGTGTCATGACCGCAGAAACAGGAACATATCGATGGATGGCTCCTGAG GTTATTGGACATAGACCTTATGATCGAAAAGCTGATGTTTTCAGCTTTGGGATTGTACTGTGGGAGTTGTTAACAGGAAAG CTTCCTTACGAGTTCTTGACCCCATTACAAGCTGCAGTGGCTGTTGTCCAGAAG GGTCTAAGGCCAACAATTCCCGCGAACACTCATCCAATGTTGGTGGAATTGCTCGAGAAATGCTGGCAGCAAGAACCGCGCTTAAGACCTGAATTTTCCGAGATTCTTAACATCTTGCAATACATGACCAATAAG ACagttgaagaagagaagagtaGCAAAAGAAGAAGCCTTGGATAA
- the LOC129881385 gene encoding serine/threonine-protein kinase STY46-like isoform X3, with product MIHRISDGNPGDSVHSTFSKRGGAQGIDHHGSMHPPPAFGLSPSTELALGTNKLSVQDGNSAVSGNSMLFRPLYEITISTLDKPKLLFRLTTLLSEIGLNIQEAHAFSTKDGYSLDVFVVDGWENEETDQLRSALLKEISNMEKQSGLNQDHLQSALNQDFLSPKMKIVQTGITIPANHLDTPRDGSEAWEIDNALLKYEYKIATGSTGDLYKGSLHNQEVAIKVLKAECLNEDVQRDFAQEVYILRKVRHKNVVQFIGACTKPPRLCIITEFMSGGSLYDFLHKKKGFFRLPALLKVAIDVSKGMSYLHQNNIIHRDLKTANLLMDENQVVKVADFGVARVQVQSGVMTAETGTYRWMAPEVIGHRPYDRKADVFSFGIVLWELLTGKLPYEFLTPLQAAVAVVQKGLRPTIPANTHPMLVELLEKCWQQEPRLRPEFSEILNILQYMTNKTVEEEKSSKRRSLG from the exons ATG ATTCATCGAATATCTGATGGAAATCCCGGGGATTCAGTTCATTCCACTTTCTCAAAAAGGGGAGGTGCACAAGGTATCGATCATCATGGCAG CATGCATCCTCCACCTGCCTTTGGTTTATCGCCAAGCACAGAGCTCGCGTTAGGAACCAATAAATTATCTGTACAAGATGGAAATAGTGCTGTGAGTGGAAATTCAATGTTATTTAG GCCTTTGTATGAAATAACAATTTCAACACTAGACAAGCCCAAGCTCCTCTTTCGG TTGACTACTTTACTTTCGGAGATTGGATTGAACATTCAAGAAGCTCATGCTTTCTCAACAAAAGATGGTTACTCCTTGGATGTCTTTGTGGTTGATGGTTGGGAAAATGAG GAAACTGACCAGCTAAGAAGTGCCCTGTTGAAGGAAATTTCGAATATGGAG AAACAGTCTGGATTAAATCAAGATCATTTGCAGTCCGCGTTAAATCAAGACTTTTTGTCCCCCAAAATGAAGATTGTACAAACTGGTATCACCATCCCCGCGAACCATTTGGATACACCAAGAGATGGGAGTGAAGCGTGGGAAATCGACAATGCACTGCTGAAATATGAATATAAAATTGCAACTGGCTCAACTGGTGATTT GTATAAAGGTTCACTCCATAATCAGGAAGTGGCTATTAAGGTTCTCAAGGCTGAGTGCCTAAATGAAGATGTGCAAAGAGATTTTGCACAAGAAGTTTATATATTAAG GAAAGTCCGCCACAAGAATGTCGTGCAATTTATTGGTGCATGCACGAAACCTCCACGCTTATGTATAATCACAG AATTTATGTCAGGTGGAAGTCTGTATGATTTTTTGCATAAAAAGAAAGGTTTTTTCAGGCTTCCGGCATTACTCAAGGTTGCAATTGATGTTTCAAAGGGGATGAGCTACCTGCAccaaaataatataattcaCAGAGACTTGAAGACTGCCAATCTCTTGATGGATGAAAATCAA GTTGTGAAGGTTGCTGACTTTGGCGTTGCTCGAGTGCAAGTTCAATCTGGTGTCATGACCGCAGAAACAGGAACATATCGATGGATGGCTCCTGAG GTTATTGGACATAGACCTTATGATCGAAAAGCTGATGTTTTCAGCTTTGGGATTGTACTGTGGGAGTTGTTAACAGGAAAG CTTCCTTACGAGTTCTTGACCCCATTACAAGCTGCAGTGGCTGTTGTCCAGAAG GGTCTAAGGCCAACAATTCCCGCGAACACTCATCCAATGTTGGTGGAATTGCTCGAGAAATGCTGGCAGCAAGAACCGCGCTTAAGACCTGAATTTTCCGAGATTCTTAACATCTTGCAATACATGACCAATAAG ACagttgaagaagagaagagtaGCAAAAGAAGAAGCCTTGGATAA
- the LOC129881370 gene encoding mechanosensitive ion channel protein 6-like yields the protein MENFSRSFKSLSSEEEHQNLLNQTEKSNLSMYKETPKPLKETELSLSSEPHFNKNDSSNNKDFNFMTESPCSQQEVLVCSSTSSVRKKSSLLVNRTKSRLMDSPEQDQRSQNVGMKSGVLLKDSEIEEDDPFSDEDLPEEYKKVKFSLLTVLQLLSLVVIIAALVCSFVFSVLREERAFGLQLWKWEVMILVLICGRLFSGWVIRLVVFFIESNFLLRKRVLYFVYGLRNSVQNCIWLSLVLIAWLCIFDKKVDKMTGGKVLPYVSSIWICLLVGAYIWLLKTLLVKVLAMSFHVSTFFDRIQESLFNQYVIETLSGPALVEIDQTEHEEEEKVMAEVEKLQSAGATLPADIKASIFAKRPIGTPRKTPTASTPRSSAFSRAISEKENEKESGITIDHLHRLNQKNISAWNMKRLMNMVRKGVLSTLDEKLPQSNYEDENAVQITSEKKAKAAAKQIFNNVAKPGSKFIYLEDLMRFIREDEALKTMRLIEGGTETRGISKLALKNWAVNAFRERRALALSLNDTKTAVNKLHQMLNVLVAIIILVIWLLRLRVATMHFLVFLSSQILLVVFIFGNSAKTTFEAIIFLFVMHPFDVGDRVEVDGVQMVVEEMNILTTVFLRYDNQKIIYPNSVLSTKPISNYYRSPDMGDSVDFCIHISTPTEKIAMMKEKITRYIENRSDHWYPAPMIVMRDVEDMNGIKWSVWLSHTMNHQDMGERWARRALLIEEMVKTFRELDIQYRMLPLDVNIHNLPPLSSTRASSNWTACA from the exons ATGGAAAATTTTTCAAGGTCTTTCAAATCACTCTCCTCTGAAGAAGAACATCAAAATCTCCTAAACCAAACTGAAAAATCCAATCTTTCTATGTATAAAGAAACCCCAAAACCCCTTAAAGAAACTGAATTGTCCTTGTCTTCAGAACCCCATTTCAACAAAAATGACAGTAGTAATAATAAAGATTTCAACTTTATGACAGAATCACCATGTTCACAACAAGAAGTTTTGGTTTGCAGTTCCACCTCTTCTGTTAGGAAAAAATCTAGTCTTTTGGTTAACAGGACGAAATCAAGGCTAATGGACTCACCTGAGCAAGATCAGAGGTCTCAGAATGTTGGAATGAAATCTGGGGTTTTGTTAAAAGATAGTGAAATTGAGGAAGATGATCCCTTTTCAGATGAGGATTTACCTGAGGAATACAAGAAAGTGAAGTTCAGTTTATTAACTGTTCTTCAGCTGTTGAGTTTAGTTGTGATTATTGCTGCTTTAGTTTGTAGTTTTGTATTTAGTGTATTGAGGGAGGAAAGGGCTTTTGGGCTTCAATTGTGGAAATGGGAAGTAATGATTTTGGTGTTGATTTGTGGGAGATTGTTTTCTGGTTGGGTTATAAGGTTGGTTGTGTTCTTCATTGAGAGTAACTTTTTGTTGCGAAAACGCGTTTTGTATTTCGTGTATGGATTGAGGAATTCAGTGCAGAATTGCATTTGGTTGAGTCTTGTTTTGATTGCTTGGCTCTGTATTTTTGACAAGAAGGTTGATAAAATGACTGGTGGGAAGGTTTTGCCTTATGTGTCAAGTATTTGGATTTGTCTTTTGGTTGGTGCATACATTTGGTTGTTGAAAACACTTCTTGTGAAGGTGCTAGCTATGTCATTTCATGTTAGTACATTCTTCGACCGGATTCAAGAATCTTTGTTTAATCAGTATGTGATTGAGACGTTGTCTGGGCCTGCATTGGTTGAGATTGATCAAACGGAGCACGAGGAGGAAGAGAAAGTTATGGCTGAAGTGGAGAAGCTTCAGAGTGCTGGGGCTACATTGCCTGCTGATATAAAGGCAAGCATATTTGCAAAGAGACCGATTGGAACACCCCGTAAGACTCCTACGGCTTCTACTCCGAGGAGTTCTGCATTTTCGAGGGCTATTTCTGAGAAGGAAAACGAAAAGGAGAGCGGAATCACAATAGATCATCTGCATAGGCTGAATCAAAAGAACATATCTGCTTGGAATATGAAAAGGCTGATGAATATGGTTCGAAAAGGTGTGCTGTCAACTTTGGATGAGAAGTTACCACAGTCGAATTATGAGGATGAAAACGCTGTGCAGATCACTAGTGAAAAAAAGGCTAAAGCTGCAGCCAAGCAGATATTTAACAACGTGGCTAAGCCTGGCTCCAA GTTCATCTATCTGGAGGACTTGATGCGTTTTATAAGAGAAGATGAGGCTTTAAAAACAATGCGCCTTATTGAAGGTGGAACTGAAACCAGAGGCATAAGTAAACTTGCTTTGAAAAATTGGGCG GTGAATGCATTTAGAGAGCGAAGGGCTCTTGCTCTGTCTTTGAATGACACTAAGACTGCTGTAAACAAACTTCATCAAATGTTAAATGTCCTTGTGGCAATAATCATATTGGTCATCTGGCTCCTTAGACTGAGAGTTGCGACTATGCATTTCTTGGTCTTTCTGAGTTCCCAGATTCTTTTGGTAGTATTCATCTTCGGAAACTCAGCCAAGACGACATTTGAGGCAATCATCTTTTTATTTGTGATGCACCCGTTTGATGTAGGCGATCGTgttgaagttgatggagttcag ATGGTCGTTGAAGAGATGAATATACTGACGACAGTTTTTCTAAGATATGATAACCAAAAGATCATATATCCAAATAGTGTCCTATCGACGAAGCCCATAAGTAATTACTACCGCAGTCCAGACATGGGAGATTCAGTTGATTTCTGCATTCATATCTCAACTCCCACGGAAAAGATTGCTATGATGAAAGAGAAAATAACAAG GTATATTGAGAACAGGAGTGATCATTGGTACCCCGCTCCAATGATTGTCATGAGAGACGTGGAAGACATGAACGGGATAAAATGGTCAGTGTGGCTCTCACACACGATGAATCACCAAGATATGGGAGAGAGATGGGCGAGGAGAGCTCTTCTTATTGAAGAAATGGTAAAAACATTTAGGGAGCTCGATATCCAATACCGTATGCTACCTCTTGATGTCAACATTCATAACCTGCCACCATTATCGTCAACCAGAGCTTCCTCTAACTGGACAGCTTGCGCTTAA
- the LOC129881484 gene encoding glutathione S-transferase-like, whose translation MATPVKVYGPTLSTAVSRVLACLLEKDVNFQLLPVNMAKGEHKKPDYLKIQPFGQVPAYQDEDITLFESRSINRYICDKYRSQGNKGLYGTNPLEKASIDQWIEAEGQSFNTPSSVLVFQLAFAPRMKLKQDENSIRQNEEKLKKVLDVYDKRLGETQYLAGDEFTLADLSHLPNIQYLVNGTDRAELFTSRENVGRWWGEISSRESWKKVVEMQTSPPPS comes from the exons ATGGCTACTCCGGTGAAAGTGTACGGACCAACTTTATCAACAGCAGTGTCAAGGGTTCTAGCTTGTCTTCTTGAAAAAGATGTCAACTTTCAGCTCCTCCCAGTTAACATGGCAAAAGGGGAACACAAAAAACCTGACTATCTCAAAATTCAG CCATTTGGTCAAGTTCCAGCTTATCAAGATGAGGACATCACACTGTTTG AATCCAGATCTATAAATAGGTACATATGTGACAAATATCGGAGTCAAGGGAACAAGGGATTATATGGAACAAACCCATTAGAGAAAGCATCTATAGATCAATGGATAGAGGCAGAAGGACAAAGCTTCAATACACCAAGTTCAGTTCTTGTATTCCAGTTGGCTTTTGCACCGCGAATGAAGCTCAAACAAGACGAGAACTCGATCAGACAGAACgaagaaaaactcaaaaaagtgCTCGATGTGTATGACAAGAGGCTCGGAGAGACTCAGTACTTGGCTGGAGATGAATTCACATTGGCCGATCTCTCTCACCTTCCAAACATCCAATACTTGGTGAATGGGACAGATAGAGCAGAGCTCTTCACTTCAAGAGAGAACGTGGGAAGGTGGTGGGGTGAGATATCGAGCCGAGAGTCATGGAAGAAGGTAGTTGAAATGCAGACCTCACCCCCTCCTTCCTAG